The following coding sequences lie in one Gorilla gorilla gorilla isolate KB3781 chromosome 5, NHGRI_mGorGor1-v2.1_pri, whole genome shotgun sequence genomic window:
- the SF3B5 gene encoding splicing factor 3B subunit 5 produces MTDRYTIHSQLEHLQSKYIGTGHADTTKWEWLVNQHRDSYCSYMGHFDLLNYFAIAENESKARVRFNLMEKMLQPCGPPADKPEEN; encoded by the coding sequence ATGACTGACCGCTACACCATCCATAGCCAGCTGGAGCACCTACAGTCCAAGTACATCGGCACGGGCCACGCCGACACCACCAAGTGGGAGTGGCTGGTGAACCAACACCGCGACTCGTACTGCTCCTACATGGGCCACTTCGACCTTCTCAACTACTTCGCCATTGCGGAGAATGAGAGCAAAGCGCGAGTCCGCTTCAACTTGATGGAAAAGATGCTTCAGCCTTGTGGACCGCCAGCCGACAAGCCCGAGGAGAACTGA